A single Parabacteroides timonensis DNA region contains:
- a CDS encoding pyridoxal phosphate-dependent aminotransferase, whose product MPNISQRGVDMPASPIRKLVPLANKAKAKGTKVYHLNIGQPDLPTPEVAMEAMRRIDRKVLEYSPSEGIRSFREKLVKYYAKFNINVDVDDIIITTGGSEAVFFSFMACLDPGDEIIVPEPAYANYMAFAISSGAVIKTVPSTIDEGFALPSVERFEELITPRTKAILICNPNNPTGYLYTQKEMDQIRDIVKKYDLFLFSDEVYREFCYTGAPYISAFHLKGIENNVVLVDSVSKRYSECGIRIGALITKNQMVKENVMKWCQARLSPPLVGQIIAEASLDTSEEYMLEVYNEYVERRKFLIDGLNRIPGCYSPIPMGAFYTVAKLPVDDADKFCAWCLDEFEYEGQTVMMAPASGFYTTPGLGKNEVRIAYVLKKEDLANALVVLAKALEAYPGRVV is encoded by the coding sequence ATGCCTAATATCTCACAGCGGGGTGTCGACATGCCGGCTTCCCCTATTAGAAAACTAGTTCCGCTAGCCAATAAGGCTAAGGCAAAGGGTACCAAGGTGTACCATCTGAATATCGGTCAACCGGATTTACCTACTCCTGAGGTCGCGATGGAGGCCATGCGTCGTATTGATCGTAAGGTTTTGGAGTATTCTCCCAGTGAGGGAATACGTAGTTTCCGTGAGAAATTGGTTAAGTACTATGCGAAGTTCAATATCAATGTAGATGTTGACGATATAATCATCACAACCGGTGGCTCCGAAGCTGTATTCTTTTCTTTTATGGCTTGCCTGGACCCGGGTGACGAAATCATTGTTCCCGAACCTGCGTATGCGAACTATATGGCTTTTGCAATCTCAAGCGGGGCTGTGATCAAAACTGTTCCGTCTACTATCGATGAAGGGTTTGCTCTTCCGTCGGTAGAGCGTTTTGAAGAATTGATCACACCGCGTACGAAAGCGATCCTGATTTGTAACCCGAACAATCCGACCGGTTATCTCTATACACAAAAGGAGATGGATCAGATTCGTGATATCGTGAAGAAGTACGATCTGTTCCTTTTCTCGGATGAGGTGTATCGCGAGTTTTGTTATACCGGAGCACCTTATATCTCTGCTTTTCATTTGAAAGGGATAGAGAATAATGTGGTCTTGGTCGATTCTGTTTCTAAACGTTACAGTGAATGCGGTATCCGTATCGGTGCGCTGATCACGAAGAACCAAATGGTGAAGGAAAATGTTATGAAATGGTGTCAGGCGCGTTTGAGTCCTCCTTTGGTCGGACAGATCATTGCCGAGGCTTCACTGGATACCTCTGAAGAATATATGTTGGAAGTTTACAACGAGTATGTGGAACGCCGCAAATTCCTGATCGACGGTTTGAATCGTATTCCGGGTTGTTATTCTCCTATTCCGATGGGAGCGTTCTATACCGTAGCCAAGTTGCCGGTAGACGATGCCGACAAGTTCTGTGCCTGGTGTCTGGATGAGTTCGAGTATGAAGGACAGACGGTTATGATGGCTCCGGCTTCCGGTTTTTATACAACACCCGGTTTAGGAAAGAACGAGGTTCGTATCGCTTACGTTCTGAAAAAGGAAGATCTGGCTAATGCACTGGTTGTCCTGGCAAAGGCTCTGGAAGCATATCCGGGAAGAGTCGTTTAA
- a CDS encoding YitT family protein — MKQLSLPSNATLKSAVVDYSFIVVGAFLQALSYVLFLAPFKIVPGGCYGISIVIHYVTKGVFSIFPDGLPMGATALCFNIPLMILAMKKIGLSSGPKTIVTFLLISIFTDTLSYFCGNEPLVENDTFIACFYGGAILGIGVACIFKAQSTSAGTDVLARVIANNSNLKVSNMIILLDSAVVLLGLIVFKDWAVPLYSWFTIFVYGKVVEMFQTENPNRAVFIVSKKTQEIKDLIVGKMGMRGTFLHGRGMYEGKEKEIIFTIAERKDMPRLKDEIKEIDPNAFISTMHASKDSPRPGI; from the coding sequence ATGAAACAACTAAGTCTTCCTTCTAATGCTACTTTGAAAAGTGCTGTCGTCGACTACTCTTTTATCGTGGTCGGGGCTTTTCTTCAAGCACTGAGTTATGTGCTGTTCCTTGCTCCTTTTAAGATTGTTCCGGGAGGGTGTTATGGTATTTCCATTGTGATACATTATGTAACGAAAGGAGTATTTTCGATTTTCCCGGATGGTTTGCCGATGGGTGCTACTGCTTTATGCTTTAATATCCCGTTGATGATCCTGGCAATGAAAAAGATCGGTCTGTCGTCCGGTCCTAAAACGATTGTAACATTCCTTCTGATATCCATCTTTACGGATACCCTGTCGTATTTCTGTGGAAATGAACCGTTGGTGGAGAACGATACTTTTATAGCCTGTTTCTATGGTGGAGCAATATTGGGTATCGGCGTAGCCTGTATTTTTAAGGCACAAAGTACGAGTGCCGGAACAGATGTCCTTGCCCGCGTGATAGCCAACAATTCTAATCTGAAAGTCAGCAACATGATCATTCTGTTGGATTCGGCGGTCGTATTGCTGGGATTAATCGTCTTTAAGGATTGGGCTGTTCCTTTGTATTCCTGGTTCACTATTTTCGTATATGGCAAGGTTGTTGAAATGTTCCAGACGGAAAACCCGAACCGTGCCGTATTTATCGTGTCGAAAAAGACACAGGAAATAAAGGATCTTATTGTCGGAAAGATGGGGATGCGTGGTACATTCCTGCACGGACGGGGAATGTATGAAGGTAAGGAAAAAGAGATTATCTTTACAATAGCCGAACGTAAAGACATGCCGCGTTTGAAAGACGAGATCAAAGAGATAGATCCGAATGCCTTTATATCGACAATGCATGCAAGTAAGGATTCTCCTCGTCCGGGAATTTGA
- a CDS encoding HU family DNA-binding protein, with the protein MALKYKLVQRRDMSKDAVEGAKKYYGSVSATGTLGFDQICSSISAYSTASPGDVKLVLDGLVFVASEALLRGEVVQFGELGNFQLKIGSGGVSDVKDYDASMFKNPHIVFRPSLRLKREISKASVEKWPMVTAPGSGSGSEDDRPVIE; encoded by the coding sequence ATGGCATTGAAGTATAAATTGGTCCAACGGAGGGACATGAGTAAAGATGCAGTGGAAGGTGCAAAGAAGTATTATGGGAGTGTGTCTGCAACAGGCACTCTGGGTTTTGATCAGATTTGTTCCAGCATTTCTGCTTATAGCACGGCATCTCCCGGGGATGTGAAGCTGGTGTTAGACGGATTGGTGTTTGTGGCTTCGGAAGCGTTGTTGCGTGGTGAAGTGGTTCAGTTTGGGGAACTAGGTAATTTTCAGTTGAAAATAGGTAGTGGAGGAGTATCGGATGTAAAAGATTATGACGCGTCGATGTTTAAGAATCCGCATATTGTTTTTCGTCCGAGTTTACGTTTGAAAAGGGAAATATCTAAGGCCAGTGTAGAAAAATGGCCGATGGTAACCGCTCCTGGTTCCGGCTCCGGTTCGGAAGATGACCGGCCGGTGATTGAGTAG
- a CDS encoding DUF4248 domain-containing protein translates to MKIIKLRELALAYFPGDKPKTAQQKFAKWLRIEPLRRKLELLGWKPYQKVLTPKQFDCIIDHVGEPDDEIINHLKGNNYA, encoded by the coding sequence ATGAAGATAATAAAATTACGGGAACTGGCATTAGCCTACTTCCCCGGCGATAAGCCAAAGACAGCCCAGCAAAAATTTGCAAAGTGGCTGAGAATAGAACCTCTCCGACGAAAGTTGGAGCTTCTGGGGTGGAAACCTTATCAAAAGGTACTTACACCTAAACAGTTCGACTGCATTATTGATCATGTGGGAGAACCGGATGACGAAATTATTAATCATTTAAAAGGAAACAATTATGCATAA
- a CDS encoding BT4734/BF3469 family protein — translation MHKKIIFSGFNNGKATKRGWYIPLDVLYQRTKESKELREKTLDIRESYARYNEAKARWEESCAKENCEQEIIDATEKEMKDWEKKYKEAKVLLPIITVHASFPEGRKDADSHTFYNTILTDIDHIPEERINELILHIKKLPFVLFACRSVRGEGIHILSYVEVEGGINDNNFKDVFEATTRIVEYILNIEVDRNVNSISRCMFLNHDENAYYNPEATPLNVDTALWLERNNINNSNF, via the coding sequence ATGCATAAAAAAATTATTTTTTCAGGTTTCAACAATGGGAAGGCAACAAAAAGAGGATGGTACATTCCTTTGGATGTTTTATACCAAAGGACCAAAGAAAGTAAAGAACTACGAGAAAAGACTCTGGATATCCGGGAATCTTATGCCCGTTATAATGAAGCTAAAGCCCGTTGGGAAGAATCGTGTGCAAAAGAGAATTGCGAACAGGAAATAATAGATGCTACCGAGAAAGAGATGAAAGATTGGGAGAAGAAATATAAAGAGGCCAAAGTACTATTACCGATAATCACTGTTCACGCCAGCTTCCCCGAAGGGCGTAAAGATGCAGATTCGCATACCTTTTATAACACTATTCTGACAGATATAGATCATATACCCGAAGAACGGATAAATGAGCTTATACTCCATATAAAAAAACTACCGTTTGTACTATTCGCATGTCGAAGTGTCAGAGGGGAAGGTATTCATATCCTTTCTTATGTCGAGGTGGAAGGCGGCATAAACGATAATAATTTCAAAGATGTCTTTGAGGCTACAACACGCATTGTCGAATACATTTTAAATATTGAGGTTGACAGAAACGTAAACAGCATCAGCCGATGTATGTTTTTGAATCATGACGAAAACGCTTATTATAACCCCGAGGCAACTCCGTTAAACGTAGATACAGCACTGTGGTTGGAAAGAAATAATATTAACAATTCAAATTTTTAA
- a CDS encoding DUF3987 domain-containing protein, translating to MRKRKILVAYLLAAGNNLNWGVGNRHSTLISLASVLNKAGFDVEDAVAECTSRYAQSDFDTDEIEKTVRDVYRRYSSEHGKNQNSFTPQKDKGTKGHKGTLPDNEEELIDDDKLLPAECPDVEEARKYVLDFFYKYIINPKRSKEIQFTTLIAFLTAVGAIFKSVRCLIKWGEVATAKLYYLVSGPAASGKSCIGRGFEIFRIHAKHIENESKEEARKKKEEHKNWEKCQKNCKEGDCGCGAEPVIPALVKIDLSLNISASRLIQKTVDNGLLPCLLYTTEIDSNLDMKENPLSPTLRATYEGEPISSYTQIRGDVYKDKTQLAILAAGTPAQLTNFLKNKENGLASRCLNNYLPESPYQGLKDEGDLDYDTYKAHQEAFEERAKTFSQYAMNAELTFNLTKSSRDMLDTYIKDAEMRYARFSSDSLDSFIRRLTKKDVNLAMILTVFGLYEKGIRTGKHDIPDEIIALVISWNDFWIDQHVRLLSSLPDIPVNKDSYETTYAYIFENLPCKFTFGQAAEIFKIIQDVHPKTVQRVLKKWVSKGRLRSEHRCYYKADCPEAASES from the coding sequence ATGAGAAAAAGAAAAATTTTAGTAGCATACTTGCTTGCTGCTGGTAATAATTTAAACTGGGGTGTCGGAAATCGACACTCTACATTAATATCATTAGCAAGTGTACTAAACAAAGCCGGCTTCGATGTAGAAGATGCCGTAGCAGAGTGCACTTCAAGATATGCACAATCTGATTTCGATACCGATGAGATCGAAAAGACCGTCAGAGATGTCTACCGTAGATATTCATCCGAACACGGCAAAAATCAGAACTCTTTTACCCCCCAAAAGGACAAAGGGACAAAAGGACACAAAGGCACGTTGCCAGACAACGAAGAAGAACTGATTGACGACGACAAGCTACTCCCTGCGGAATGTCCGGATGTAGAAGAAGCCAGAAAATATGTCCTTGACTTTTTCTACAAATATATAATTAATCCCAAACGCAGCAAAGAGATACAGTTTACGACATTGATAGCCTTTTTGACGGCAGTAGGAGCTATATTTAAATCTGTAAGATGCTTGATAAAATGGGGTGAAGTGGCAACAGCAAAACTTTACTATCTTGTTAGTGGCCCCGCAGCGTCAGGAAAGAGCTGTATCGGTCGGGGATTTGAAATCTTCCGGATACATGCTAAACACATCGAAAACGAATCGAAAGAAGAGGCTCGAAAGAAAAAAGAAGAACATAAAAACTGGGAAAAGTGCCAGAAGAATTGCAAAGAAGGGGATTGTGGATGCGGTGCCGAACCTGTCATACCGGCACTTGTCAAAATTGACTTATCTCTCAATATATCAGCAAGCAGGCTGATCCAAAAAACAGTGGACAACGGTCTCCTCCCCTGCTTGCTCTATACCACAGAGATCGATTCCAATCTGGATATGAAAGAAAACCCTCTCTCCCCTACTTTAAGGGCGACATATGAAGGCGAACCTATCTCCTCTTATACACAAATACGCGGAGATGTCTACAAAGACAAAACTCAGCTTGCCATACTGGCGGCCGGTACACCTGCACAGTTGACTAACTTTTTAAAAAATAAAGAAAACGGTTTAGCCAGTCGTTGCCTGAATAACTATCTACCGGAAAGTCCCTACCAAGGGTTGAAAGACGAAGGCGATCTAGACTATGACACCTACAAGGCTCATCAAGAAGCATTTGAAGAAAGAGCAAAGACATTCAGCCAATATGCAATGAATGCAGAGCTAACTTTTAACTTGACAAAAAGCTCGCGGGATATGTTAGACACCTACATCAAAGATGCAGAGATGCGTTATGCTCGTTTTTCAAGTGATTCACTTGACAGCTTCATCAGACGATTAACAAAGAAAGATGTCAATCTAGCGATGATCCTAACGGTTTTTGGACTGTATGAAAAGGGAATCCGTACGGGAAAGCATGATATCCCCGACGAAATCATCGCACTCGTAATCAGTTGGAACGACTTCTGGATCGATCAGCATGTGCGTTTATTATCTTCTTTGCCGGATATCCCTGTAAACAAAGATAGTTATGAAACCACATATGCGTATATATTCGAAAACCTCCCCTGCAAGTTTACCTTTGGTCAGGCAGCAGAGATATTCAAGATAATCCAGGATGTACACCCCAAGACAGTCCAACGAGTTCTAAAAAAATGGGTCTCCAAAGGCAGACTCCGGTCAGAGCATAGATGCTATTATAAAGCAGATTGCCCGGAAGCAGCCTCGGAATCCTAA
- a CDS encoding PEGA domain-containing protein has protein sequence MRKKIISLFLSLLFIPNLFGKDVKITVIPSDAKIFIDGNYVADGVTNASLKKKDGFLVLKFEKEGYVTLETKFFATDKRKAVSYTLRRDAFFDVSVASGLVNKYFTVKISNDLYTDKEDGKRDSELAWKMIHQIILNYFDEIQTTDVASGFIQTPWLYKTFPDADKVVRTRVSVKESNLGGDLTFQIKITSEAAPLIGQNREETYREINRIVKDLEPLISEFQARLGK, from the coding sequence ATGAGGAAGAAAATTATATCATTATTTCTTTCTTTACTCTTTATTCCAAATTTATTTGGTAAAGACGTGAAAATAACGGTAATTCCGTCAGATGCCAAAATTTTTATTGATGGTAATTATGTGGCAGATGGAGTTACTAATGCATCTCTTAAAAAGAAAGATGGTTTTTTAGTTTTAAAGTTTGAAAAAGAGGGTTACGTGACATTAGAGACAAAATTCTTTGCGACGGATAAAAGAAAAGCAGTCTCTTATACATTACGCAGAGATGCCTTTTTTGATGTATCTGTAGCATCTGGATTAGTCAACAAGTATTTCACAGTGAAAATCTCCAATGATTTATATACAGATAAAGAAGATGGAAAACGAGACAGTGAATTAGCTTGGAAAATGATACATCAAATAATATTGAACTATTTTGATGAGATCCAAACAACAGATGTAGCATCAGGTTTTATACAGACACCTTGGTTATATAAAACATTTCCCGATGCAGATAAAGTTGTAAGAACAAGAGTTTCTGTAAAAGAAAGTAATCTTGGTGGAGATTTAACTTTCCAAATAAAAATCACATCAGAGGCCGCACCTTTAATTGGTCAAAACAGGGAAGAAACTTATCGGGAAATAAATCGAATCGTAAAAGATTTAGAACCATTAATTAGTGAATTTCAAGCCAGGTTGGGTAAATAA